The following are encoded in a window of Kitasatospora sp. NBC_01250 genomic DNA:
- a CDS encoding citrate synthase — translation MEQRSATGGAADAGEPAGATGRLSTQQVAELLGVKVATVYAYASRGLLSSERVPGGKGSTFDAREVDALAAGQRRRLPRSPGSEPAVSPGSVPGLPPIEPVTVRTALTLIEDGRLYYRGVDAVRLAERCGFEAVVGWLWGVGADAAPGAPAGAGAAGGCGEDAVVLRAPGELVATLRRAGEVLPAAARLPDRLRVSAAVAATVDPLRFDLREENVRAVGAGLIAALVEALPSAAAAVAAAGAAAGAGVGAGVGAGLASRAGAVPEADEFPAGASLAARLWTRLSPTAPTPGAVECLDRALVLLADHELAVSTVAARVAASARAHPYAVVSAGLGASDGPLHGAASALAYRMLGEVLAAGDAVPVVSEYLRTGVAIPGAGHRLYPAGDPRARALLEAMRQLPDAEGVLAAIEAVVRAVGGPRARAGDAANVDLALAAFAHLGGMAAEAGEVIFSVARTAGWLAHAMEEYREAPLRMRARGVYVGPAVGGSG, via the coding sequence ATGGAGCAGCGCAGCGCCACGGGCGGGGCGGCGGATGCGGGCGAACCGGCGGGCGCGACAGGCCGGTTGAGCACGCAGCAGGTCGCCGAGCTGCTCGGCGTCAAGGTGGCGACCGTCTACGCGTACGCCAGCCGAGGCCTGCTGAGCAGCGAACGGGTGCCGGGCGGCAAGGGCAGCACCTTCGATGCGCGCGAGGTGGACGCCCTGGCGGCCGGCCAGCGCCGCCGGCTGCCACGGTCGCCGGGCTCCGAGCCGGCGGTGTCGCCGGGTTCCGTGCCCGGGCTGCCGCCGATCGAGCCGGTCACGGTGCGGACCGCGCTGACGCTGATCGAGGACGGTCGGCTGTACTACCGGGGGGTGGACGCCGTGCGGCTCGCCGAGCGCTGCGGGTTCGAGGCGGTGGTCGGCTGGCTCTGGGGTGTGGGGGCGGATGCCGCCCCGGGGGCGCCGGCGGGTGCGGGGGCTGCGGGGGGCTGTGGCGAGGACGCCGTGGTGCTGCGGGCGCCCGGGGAGCTGGTGGCCACGCTGCGCCGGGCCGGGGAGGTGCTGCCGGCCGCCGCTCGGCTGCCCGACCGGTTGCGGGTCTCGGCGGCGGTGGCGGCGACCGTCGACCCGCTCCGCTTCGACCTCCGGGAGGAGAACGTCCGGGCCGTGGGGGCGGGCCTGATCGCCGCCCTGGTGGAGGCGCTGCCATCGGCTGCGGCTGCGGTTGCGGCTGCGGGTGCGGCTGCGGGTGCGGGCGTGGGCGCGGGCGTGGGCGCGGGTCTGGCCTCGCGGGCGGGCGCGGTGCCTGAAGCCGACGAGTTCCCGGCCGGCGCCTCGCTGGCCGCCCGGCTGTGGACACGGCTCTCGCCCACCGCGCCGACGCCTGGCGCGGTGGAGTGCCTGGACCGCGCGCTGGTGCTGCTGGCCGACCACGAGTTGGCGGTGTCCACGGTTGCGGCGCGGGTCGCGGCCTCGGCCCGCGCGCACCCGTACGCGGTCGTCTCGGCGGGCCTCGGCGCCAGTGACGGGCCGTTGCACGGTGCGGCCAGCGCGCTCGCGTACCGGATGCTCGGCGAGGTGCTGGCGGCCGGGGACGCGGTGCCGGTGGTCTCCGAGTACCTGCGCACCGGTGTGGCGATCCCGGGCGCGGGGCACCGGCTGTATCCGGCGGGCGATCCCCGGGCCCGCGCGCTGTTGGAGGCGATGCGTCAACTGCCGGACGCCGAAGGTGTGCTGGCGGCCATCGAGGCAGTGGTCCGGGCGGTCGGCGGGCCGCGGGCGCGGGCGGGCGACGCCGCCAACGTGGACCTGGCGCTGGCGGCGTTCGCGCACCTGGGCGGGATGGCGGCGGAGGCCGGCGAGGTGATCTTCTCGGTGGCCCGGACGGCGGGTTGGCTGGCCCATGCGATGGAGGAGTACCGCGAGGCGCCGCTGCGGATGCGGGCGCGCGGCGTCTACGTGGGGCCGGCGGTGGGCGGGAGCGGCTGA
- a CDS encoding YajQ family cyclic di-GMP-binding protein: MADSSFDIVSKVEKQEVDNAINQTSREIATRYDFKNVGATIGWTGERIELKADGEERVKAILDVFQSKLIARKISLKALDAGEPQLSGKEYKIFATIKEGITQEDAKKVSKIIRDEGPKGVKAQIQGEELRISSKSRDDLQEVQALLKGKDLDFAIQFVNYR; encoded by the coding sequence ATGGCCGACTCCAGTTTCGACATCGTCTCGAAGGTCGAGAAGCAGGAGGTCGACAACGCGATCAACCAGACCTCCCGCGAGATCGCCACCCGCTACGACTTCAAGAACGTCGGCGCGACCATCGGCTGGACGGGCGAGCGGATCGAGCTCAAGGCTGACGGCGAGGAGCGGGTCAAGGCCATCCTCGACGTGTTCCAGAGCAAGCTGATCGCGCGCAAGATCTCGCTGAAGGCGCTGGACGCGGGCGAGCCGCAGCTGTCCGGCAAGGAGTACAAGATCTTCGCGACGATCAAGGAGGGCATCACTCAGGAGGATGCCAAGAAGGTCTCCAAGATCATCCGCGACGAGGGCCCGAAGGGCGTGAAGGCCCAGATCCAGGGCGAGGAGCTGCGCATCTCCTCGAAGAGCCGCGACGACCTGCAGGAGGTGCAGGCGCTGCTCAAGGGCAAGGACCTGGACTTCGCGATCCAGTTCGTGAACTACCGCTGA
- a CDS encoding citrate synthase/methylcitrate synthase, with amino-acid sequence MPTAIDPAQAPTDEPATTATATTTKPTTTEPPGIEVPRGLKGVVVTETALSDVRGIEGFYHYRQYSAIELAEQRSLEDVWHLMLLGELPDAAARAAFHARTAPLRHLPEALRPLLPALAASTKDAGPLAGLGAALSIASAARGSRPLYDTTPEQRIEDALFATALVPTVLTALHRLQQGQAPIEPREELSYAANYLYMLTGDEPGPAEARAIERYLISTVDHGFNASTFTARVIASTGADLAACLVGGLGALSGPLHGGAPSRALDTLDAIGTPDRIDGWIRERVLAGDRIMGFGHPVYRTDDPRSRMLRTVAEGFGGELVDFAVEVERQVLAILDELKPGRDLHTNVEFYAGVVMHLCGLPRAMFTPTFAAARVIGWSANILEQAADSKIIRPAARYTGPAAPQPVPLPAPAPPSV; translated from the coding sequence ATGCCGACCGCGATAGATCCGGCCCAGGCCCCCACCGACGAGCCCGCCACCACCGCCACCGCCACCACGACCAAGCCCACCACCACCGAACCCCCGGGCATCGAGGTGCCGCGCGGCCTCAAGGGCGTCGTCGTCACCGAGACCGCGCTGAGCGACGTCCGCGGGATCGAGGGCTTCTACCACTACCGCCAGTACTCGGCCATCGAGCTCGCCGAGCAGCGCAGCCTGGAGGACGTCTGGCACCTGATGCTGCTGGGCGAGCTGCCGGACGCCGCCGCCCGCGCCGCCTTCCACGCCCGCACCGCGCCGCTGCGCCACCTGCCCGAGGCCCTGCGCCCGCTGCTGCCCGCGCTGGCCGCCTCCACCAAGGACGCCGGCCCGCTGGCCGGCCTCGGCGCCGCGCTCTCCATCGCGTCGGCCGCCCGCGGCAGCCGGCCGCTCTACGACACCACACCCGAGCAGCGGATCGAGGACGCGCTCTTCGCGACCGCGCTGGTGCCCACCGTCCTCACCGCGCTCCACCGGCTGCAGCAGGGCCAGGCCCCGATCGAGCCGCGCGAGGAGCTGTCGTACGCCGCCAACTACCTGTACATGCTGACCGGCGACGAGCCGGGCCCGGCCGAGGCCCGCGCGATCGAGCGCTACCTGATCTCCACCGTGGACCACGGCTTCAACGCCTCCACCTTCACCGCCCGGGTGATCGCCTCCACCGGCGCCGACCTGGCGGCCTGCCTGGTGGGTGGGCTCGGCGCGCTCTCCGGACCGCTGCACGGCGGAGCACCGAGCCGGGCGCTGGACACCCTGGACGCGATCGGCACCCCCGACCGGATCGACGGCTGGATCCGCGAGCGCGTCCTGGCAGGCGACCGGATCATGGGCTTCGGCCACCCCGTCTACCGCACCGACGACCCGCGTTCGCGGATGCTGCGCACGGTGGCCGAGGGCTTCGGCGGCGAGCTGGTGGACTTCGCCGTCGAGGTGGAGCGCCAGGTGCTGGCGATCCTCGACGAGCTCAAGCCGGGCCGCGACCTGCACACCAATGTCGAGTTCTACGCCGGCGTGGTGATGCACCTGTGCGGCCTGCCGCGTGCCATGTTCACCCCGACCTTCGCCGCCGCCCGGGTGATCGGCTGGAGCGCGAACATCCTGGAGCAGGCCGCCGACAGCAAGATCATCCGCCCCGCCGCCCGCTACACCGGCCCGGCCGCCCCGCAGCCGGTGCCGCTGCCCGCGCCGGCTCCGCCGTCGGTCTGA
- a CDS encoding TetR/AcrR family transcriptional regulator, protein MAPSTRKAATTPTAGGDPATPRERYRSQLRAEIKERAWEQIATAGATALSLNAIAKQLGMSGPALYRYYASRDELITELIKDAYRSEAAAVQGAAAAGADLGGLAHALRRWALDDPQRYFLIYGTPVPGYHAPAEVTTIAAEIMAVLLRACEPLSAAAPTTALDEHLADHRQWDGGNPAATPTLRRALAFWSRLHGVLSLELAGHYTGMGFDPALLFESELTSLLAP, encoded by the coding sequence ATGGCTCCCAGCACCCGCAAGGCCGCCACCACTCCCACCGCGGGCGGCGACCCGGCCACCCCCCGCGAGCGCTACCGGAGCCAACTGCGCGCGGAGATCAAGGAACGCGCCTGGGAACAGATCGCGACCGCAGGCGCCACCGCGCTCTCGCTCAACGCGATCGCCAAGCAGCTGGGCATGAGCGGCCCGGCGCTCTACCGCTACTACGCCAGCCGCGACGAGCTGATCACCGAGCTGATCAAGGACGCCTACCGCAGCGAGGCCGCCGCCGTCCAGGGCGCCGCCGCCGCGGGAGCCGATCTCGGCGGCCTGGCCCATGCGCTGCGCCGCTGGGCGCTGGACGACCCGCAGCGCTACTTCCTCATCTACGGCACGCCGGTGCCCGGCTACCACGCGCCCGCGGAGGTCACCACGATCGCCGCGGAGATCATGGCGGTGCTGCTCCGGGCCTGCGAGCCGCTGTCAGCCGCGGCCCCCACCACCGCGCTCGACGAGCACCTGGCCGACCACCGCCAGTGGGACGGCGGCAACCCGGCCGCCACTCCGACGCTGCGCCGGGCGCTGGCCTTCTGGTCCCGCCTGCACGGCGTCCTCTCCCTCGAACTGGCCGGCCACTACACGGGCATGGGCTTCGACCCCGCCCTGCTCTTCGAGTCGGAACTGACCAGCCTGCTGGCCCCCTAG
- a CDS encoding phosphatase PAP2 family protein gives MSERLAVVRYRTRHLRFLAWPLYGFLLWRYVADNGLPYQNDVVFCWLIGALVAGAVHSGYRGGWLRVLRDWIPVMGAVYVYSLLRGYGAHTPWAVHYAPQIAIDKVFGFGQVWTVRLQHWLYTPGHPHWYDYLCTTVYMSHFFAIFVVLAALWRRRHDRFTRLLAFYLALTFAGFATYILYPADPPWLAAQNAHLPQLTRVVSDVLTQSGLPRAGSIFENGSQFDNDVAAMPSLHAAYPMLLALFFWPTAGRKLRVLLAAYPLAMAFTLVYGAEHFVIDVLMGWLYAAVVVFGLGRLLDRRAAKRQARQARELLATRASATSDEPTGATATATARVRTAAVTAPASTTTPPTAAPAASPLTPTAAKAAKATKAAAATTTTS, from the coding sequence GTGAGCGAACGGCTGGCCGTCGTCCGGTACCGGACCCGGCATCTGCGGTTCCTGGCCTGGCCGCTCTACGGCTTCCTGCTCTGGCGGTACGTCGCGGACAACGGGCTGCCGTACCAGAACGACGTGGTCTTCTGCTGGCTGATCGGCGCACTGGTCGCCGGCGCCGTGCACAGCGGCTACCGGGGCGGCTGGCTGCGGGTGCTGCGGGACTGGATCCCCGTGATGGGGGCCGTCTACGTCTACTCGCTGCTGCGCGGCTACGGCGCCCACACCCCGTGGGCGGTGCACTACGCGCCGCAGATCGCCATCGACAAGGTCTTCGGCTTCGGTCAGGTGTGGACCGTGCGGCTGCAGCACTGGCTGTACACGCCGGGCCACCCGCACTGGTACGACTACCTGTGCACCACCGTCTACATGTCGCACTTCTTCGCGATCTTCGTGGTCCTGGCCGCGCTCTGGCGGCGGCGGCACGACCGGTTCACCCGGCTGCTCGCGTTCTACCTGGCGCTGACCTTCGCCGGCTTCGCGACGTACATCCTGTACCCCGCCGACCCGCCGTGGCTGGCCGCGCAGAACGCGCACCTGCCGCAGCTGACCCGGGTGGTCTCGGACGTGCTGACCCAGAGCGGGCTGCCCCGGGCCGGGTCGATCTTCGAGAACGGCAGCCAGTTCGACAACGACGTGGCGGCGATGCCCTCGCTGCACGCCGCGTACCCGATGCTGCTGGCGCTCTTCTTCTGGCCGACGGCCGGGCGCAAGCTGCGGGTGCTGCTGGCCGCCTATCCGCTGGCGATGGCGTTCACCCTGGTCTACGGCGCCGAGCACTTCGTGATCGACGTGCTGATGGGCTGGCTCTACGCCGCGGTGGTGGTCTTCGGTCTGGGCCGGCTGCTGGACCGCCGTGCGGCGAAGCGGCAGGCGCGTCAGGCCCGCGAGCTGCTCGCCACCCGGGCCTCGGCCACCAGTGACGAGCCGACCGGCGCGACGGCAACGGCGACCGCGCGGGTGAGGACGGCAGCGGTGACCGCGCCGGCATCGACGACGACGCCACCGACTGCGGCACCGGCGGCCTCACCGCTGACGCCCACAGCGGCGAAGGCAGCGAAGGCAACGAAGGCCGCAGCAGCGACGACCACGACGAGCTAG
- the mug gene encoding G/U mismatch-specific DNA glycosylase has product MQNPSPVTPFRPNADQLAAAQDVTIPDVSAPGLRVLFCGINPGLWSGATGHHFARPGNRFWPSLYRSGFTSRQLRPDEQGELLELGLGITNVVARASAKADELTRAELKEGGAALVERVTRLRPRVLAVLGIGAYRTAFGHPRASIGPQAEGVGETEVWVLPNPSGLNAHYSLDALAAEFRKLREAVE; this is encoded by the coding sequence GTGCAGAATCCCTCCCCCGTGACCCCGTTCCGCCCCAATGCCGACCAGCTGGCAGCGGCCCAGGACGTGACCATCCCCGATGTCTCGGCGCCAGGACTGCGGGTGCTGTTCTGCGGGATCAACCCCGGGCTCTGGTCCGGGGCCACCGGGCATCACTTCGCGCGGCCCGGCAACCGGTTCTGGCCGTCGCTGTACCGCTCCGGTTTCACCTCCCGGCAGTTGCGGCCGGACGAGCAGGGCGAACTGCTGGAGCTGGGCCTGGGCATCACCAACGTGGTCGCCCGGGCCAGCGCGAAGGCCGATGAGCTGACCCGGGCCGAGCTGAAGGAGGGCGGCGCGGCACTGGTCGAACGGGTGACCCGGTTGCGGCCCCGGGTACTGGCGGTGTTGGGCATCGGGGCGTACCGCACGGCCTTCGGGCACCCGCGCGCGTCAATCGGACCGCAGGCGGAAGGGGTGGGCGAGACCGAGGTCTGGGTGCTGCCCAACCCCAGCGGCCTCAACGCCCACTACTCGCTGGACGCGCTGGCGGCAGAGTTCCGCAAGCTGCGCGAGGCCGTGGAGTGA
- a CDS encoding universal stress protein, which produces MGERRRVVVGVSGSLGSLAALHRAAEEARRGGAELLTVLAWTPPGGEHSVRRAPCPPLASVCREAAVERLGTALGEAFPSGLAGVPLKCVAVRGEAGPALVAAANGPDDVLIVGAGGGPWWRRLRPSVTNYCVRHAGCPVLTVPQPQLLRELASFERRNACHLPMETMEMTGSSH; this is translated from the coding sequence ATGGGTGAGCGGCGGCGGGTCGTCGTGGGTGTCAGTGGGTCGCTGGGGAGTCTGGCGGCGCTGCACCGGGCGGCCGAGGAGGCGCGGCGCGGTGGGGCCGAGCTGTTGACCGTGCTGGCGTGGACGCCGCCGGGGGGTGAGCACAGTGTGCGGCGAGCGCCGTGTCCGCCGCTGGCGTCGGTGTGCCGGGAGGCGGCGGTCGAGCGGCTCGGGACGGCGCTGGGGGAGGCGTTCCCGAGTGGGCTGGCGGGGGTGCCGCTGAAGTGTGTCGCGGTGCGCGGGGAGGCGGGGCCGGCGCTGGTGGCGGCGGCCAACGGGCCGGACGACGTGCTGATCGTGGGTGCGGGCGGTGGCCCGTGGTGGCGGCGGTTGCGGCCGTCGGTGACCAACTACTGCGTGCGGCACGCGGGTTGTCCGGTGCTGACGGTGCCCCAGCCGCAACTGCTGCGCGAGCTGGCGTCGTTCGAGCGGCGCAATGCGTGTCATTTGCCGATGGAGACGATGGAGATGACCGGTTCGAGTCACTGA
- a CDS encoding NADP-dependent oxidoreductase yields the protein MSRQPMAVHLVSRPVGRPSADNFTFVADQLAPLTPGSALVENIYLSVDPYMREAMDEGGWELNTPLEGRSIGRVIESRTPELSIGDLVFHRNAWRTHAVVTATEVRVLPPLAGVPLSTHLSLLGGTGLSAYVGLTQVLRLQPGESIFISGAAGGVGTAAGQIAQLLGASRIIGSAGSDAKVEHLTERAGFSAAFNYHDGPVGELLRAAAPEGIDTFLDNVGGDHLEGAIDVLRDHGRIAWCGAVAQYSSVEPPAAPRNLYAVVGKSLRLDGFLVREYRHLQQELTGFLVPHIRSGRIRADETVVTGFENVVTAFLGMLDGANIGKMIVQVGDADS from the coding sequence ATGTCCCGTCAACCCATGGCCGTCCACCTGGTTTCCCGCCCCGTCGGCCGCCCCAGCGCCGACAACTTCACCTTCGTGGCGGATCAGCTCGCTCCGCTCACCCCCGGCAGCGCGCTGGTCGAGAACATCTACCTCTCCGTCGACCCCTACATGCGCGAGGCGATGGACGAGGGCGGGTGGGAGCTGAACACTCCCCTGGAGGGTCGCTCGATCGGCCGAGTCATCGAGTCCCGGACACCCGAACTCTCCATCGGCGACCTGGTCTTCCACCGGAATGCCTGGCGCACCCACGCCGTGGTCACCGCCACGGAGGTGCGCGTGCTGCCGCCGCTCGCGGGTGTGCCGCTGAGCACCCACCTCAGCCTGCTCGGCGGCACCGGACTGAGCGCCTACGTCGGGCTGACCCAGGTCCTGCGCCTGCAACCCGGCGAGTCGATCTTCATCTCGGGCGCGGCCGGCGGCGTCGGTACCGCGGCCGGCCAGATCGCCCAGTTGCTCGGCGCGAGCCGGATCATCGGGAGCGCCGGATCCGACGCCAAGGTCGAGCACCTCACCGAGCGGGCCGGCTTCTCCGCCGCCTTCAACTACCACGACGGCCCGGTGGGCGAACTGCTGCGCGCGGCAGCACCCGAGGGCATCGACACCTTCCTCGACAACGTCGGCGGCGACCACCTCGAAGGCGCCATCGACGTGCTGCGCGACCACGGGCGGATCGCCTGGTGCGGCGCGGTGGCCCAGTACAGCAGCGTCGAGCCGCCCGCCGCGCCGCGCAACCTCTACGCCGTCGTCGGCAAGAGCCTGCGGCTGGACGGCTTCCTGGTCCGCGAATACCGGCACCTCCAGCAGGAGTTGACGGGCTTCCTGGTTCCGCACATCCGCTCCGGGCGGATCCGGGCGGACGAGACGGTGGTCACGGGCTTCGAGAACGTCGTGACCGCGTTCCTCGGCATGCTCGACGGCGCGAACATCGGCAAGATGATCGTCCAGGTCGGCGACGCCGACTCCTGA
- a CDS encoding ABC transporter permease has protein sequence MARVAGNGGFPSRGVWRRPALRWVDVLVGAALVALLYGLLELAPGLNAPFLPDQAPPTVSTDPADLPYYAVRSLLRMFVALIASVLFSFVYAIAAARMRRTEKVLLPVLDILQSVPVLGFLSVTVTAFIALFPGSALGLECASIFAIFTAMAWNMTFAFYASLTSQPRELDEAARVMRLTKWQRFWRLDVPSGMIPLVWNGMMSFGGAWFFLAASESISVLNHHYALPGMGSYAATAIADGNLRQVGIAIAVMVVMVIGVNVFFWRPLTAWSERFRVEDSQSADRPRSVVLDLLRRSSVPARLGRPLRPLGVALDRGTRIFGLAEHPLARPATRERTGDVFFAGAVAAVVVFGAWRALDYVHGTVGLGEFGHALGLGAATFARVVVLLIAATVVWVPVGVWIGMNPKVTRFAQPVVQVLASFPANFLFPFATVVFLAIGLSLNLGAVLLMALGAQWYILFNVIAGASAVPSDLREAMRGFQVRGWLRWRAFVLPAVFPYYVTGGITAAGGAWNASIVAEIVVYGPHHLKATGLGAYIAEATGTGDFPRILVGVTVMSVYVVALNRLLWRRLYRLAETRYAL, from the coding sequence GTGGCACGGGTGGCGGGCAACGGCGGATTCCCGTCCCGGGGTGTGTGGCGGCGCCCCGCGCTGCGCTGGGTGGACGTCCTGGTCGGCGCCGCGCTGGTGGCGCTGCTGTACGGCCTGCTGGAGCTGGCGCCGGGCCTGAACGCGCCGTTCCTGCCGGACCAGGCGCCCCCCACCGTCTCCACCGATCCGGCCGACCTGCCGTACTACGCGGTGCGTTCGCTGCTGCGCATGTTCGTGGCGCTGATCGCCTCGGTGCTGTTCAGCTTCGTCTACGCCATCGCGGCGGCGCGGATGCGGCGGACCGAGAAGGTGCTGCTGCCGGTGCTCGACATCCTGCAGTCGGTGCCGGTGCTGGGCTTCCTCTCGGTCACCGTGACGGCGTTCATCGCGCTCTTCCCCGGCTCCGCCCTGGGCCTGGAGTGCGCCTCGATCTTCGCCATCTTCACCGCGATGGCCTGGAACATGACCTTCGCCTTCTACGCCTCGCTGACCAGCCAGCCCCGGGAGCTGGACGAGGCGGCCCGGGTGATGCGGCTGACCAAGTGGCAGCGGTTCTGGCGGCTGGACGTGCCCAGCGGGATGATCCCGCTGGTCTGGAACGGGATGATGAGCTTCGGCGGCGCCTGGTTCTTCCTGGCCGCCTCGGAGTCGATCAGCGTGCTCAACCACCACTACGCGCTGCCCGGCATGGGCTCCTACGCCGCCACCGCGATCGCGGACGGCAACCTGCGCCAGGTCGGCATCGCGATCGCCGTCATGGTGGTGATGGTGATCGGCGTCAACGTGTTCTTCTGGCGACCCCTGACGGCCTGGTCGGAGCGGTTCCGGGTGGAGGACTCGCAGTCGGCCGACCGACCGCGCAGCGTGGTGCTCGACCTGCTGCGCCGCTCCAGCGTGCCGGCCAGGCTCGGCCGCCCGCTGCGCCCCCTCGGCGTCGCGCTGGACCGCGGCACCCGGATCTTCGGGCTGGCCGAGCACCCGCTCGCCCGGCCGGCGACCCGCGAGCGGACCGGCGACGTGTTCTTCGCCGGCGCGGTCGCCGCGGTGGTGGTCTTCGGCGCCTGGCGGGCCCTCGACTACGTGCACGGCACGGTCGGGCTCGGCGAGTTCGGGCACGCGCTGGGCCTGGGGGCGGCCACCTTCGCCCGGGTGGTGGTGCTGCTGATCGCGGCCACCGTCGTCTGGGTGCCGGTCGGGGTGTGGATCGGGATGAACCCGAAGGTCACCCGGTTCGCCCAGCCGGTCGTCCAAGTGCTGGCCAGCTTCCCGGCGAACTTCCTCTTCCCGTTCGCCACCGTCGTCTTCCTGGCGATCGGCCTGTCGCTGAACCTCGGCGCGGTGCTGCTGATGGCCCTGGGCGCGCAGTGGTACATCCTCTTCAACGTCATCGCCGGGGCCTCGGCCGTCCCCTCCGACCTGCGCGAGGCGATGCGGGGCTTCCAGGTGCGCGGCTGGCTGCGCTGGCGCGCGTTCGTCCTGCCGGCCGTCTTCCCCTACTACGTGACCGGCGGCATCACCGCGGCCGGCGGGGCCTGGAACGCCTCCATCGTCGCGGAGATCGTCGTCTACGGCCCGCACCACCTGAAGGCCACCGGCCTGGGCGCCTACATCGCGGAAGCCACCGGCACCGGGGACTTCCCGAGGATCCTGGTCGGGGTGACGGTGATGAGCGTGTACGTGGTCGCGCTCAACCGCCTGCTGTGGCGGCGCCTGTACCGGCTGGCCGAGACCCGCTACGCGCTGTGA
- a CDS encoding medium chain dehydrogenase/reductase family protein, whose protein sequence is MGAATFVEIVLPGKVEPEGLKVRRGVVPVAGPGQVVVEVEATGVSFAEQQMRRGRYYDQPPFPFVPGYDLVGTVLETVPGVPPELAGRRVAALVKVGGWASHVVLDALDLVEVPDGLGAAEAEALLLNGVTAWQMLHRKARVRAGQTVLVHGANGGVGSVLVQLAQAAGARVIGTATARHHEALRAAGVLPVDYRTEDVPARVRELAPDGVDAVFDHVGGRGVIDSWRLLAPGGALVCYGSAATRDDTGSKQWPVLKLLGRVWLWNSLPNGRSASFYNVWAGRAVSKSRFRARLRADLAQVFATAGRGELVARIAAELPLDSAAKALRLAESGTVAGKVVLKP, encoded by the coding sequence ATGGGTGCCGCGACGTTCGTCGAGATCGTGCTGCCGGGCAAGGTCGAGCCGGAGGGCCTGAAGGTCCGGCGCGGGGTGGTCCCGGTGGCGGGGCCGGGGCAGGTGGTGGTCGAGGTCGAGGCGACCGGCGTCTCCTTCGCCGAGCAGCAGATGCGCCGCGGCCGGTACTACGACCAGCCGCCGTTCCCGTTCGTGCCCGGCTACGACCTGGTCGGCACCGTGCTGGAGACCGTCCCGGGCGTCCCGCCGGAGCTGGCCGGCCGCCGGGTGGCCGCGCTGGTCAAGGTCGGCGGCTGGGCCAGCCACGTGGTGCTGGACGCGCTCGACCTGGTGGAGGTGCCCGACGGACTGGGCGCCGCGGAGGCGGAGGCGCTGCTGCTCAACGGGGTCACCGCCTGGCAGATGCTGCACCGCAAGGCCCGGGTGCGCGCCGGGCAGACCGTCCTGGTGCACGGCGCCAACGGCGGGGTGGGCTCGGTCCTGGTGCAGCTGGCGCAGGCGGCCGGGGCCCGGGTGATCGGCACCGCGACCGCCCGTCACCACGAGGCGCTGCGCGCGGCCGGCGTGCTGCCGGTCGACTACCGCACGGAGGATGTGCCCGCCCGGGTACGGGAGTTGGCGCCCGATGGGGTGGACGCGGTGTTCGACCACGTCGGCGGCCGCGGCGTGATCGACTCCTGGCGGCTGCTCGCGCCCGGCGGTGCGCTCGTCTGCTACGGCAGTGCCGCGACCCGCGACGACACCGGGTCCAAGCAGTGGCCGGTGCTGAAGCTGCTCGGCCGGGTCTGGCTGTGGAACAGCCTGCCCAACGGCCGCAGCGCCTCCTTCTACAACGTCTGGGCCGGCCGGGCCGTCAGCAAGTCCCGCTTCCGGGCCCGGCTGCGGGCCGACCTGGCCCAGGTCTTCGCCACCGCGGGGCGCGGTGAACTCGTCGCCCGGATCGCGGCCGAGCTGCCGCTGGACAGTGCGGCGAAGGCGCTGCGACTGGCGGAGTCGGGGACGGTGGCCGGGAAGGTGGTGCTGAAGCCGTAG
- a CDS encoding YccF domain-containing protein translates to MKAIEFVLNILWLIFCGIWMAIGYVIAGVICCVLVITIPFGIASFRIAGYVLWPFGRTTVERPDAGAASCVGNVIWLVFAGWWLALAHIATSIPLFVSIIGIPFGWANLKMVPISLMPLGREVVPTDQRFAGW, encoded by the coding sequence ATGAAGGCGATCGAGTTCGTGCTCAACATCCTGTGGCTGATCTTCTGCGGCATCTGGATGGCCATCGGCTATGTGATCGCCGGTGTCATCTGCTGCGTGCTGGTGATCACCATTCCGTTCGGCATTGCCTCGTTCCGGATCGCCGGCTACGTGCTGTGGCCGTTCGGTCGCACCACGGTGGAGCGGCCGGACGCCGGGGCGGCGTCGTGCGTGGGTAACGTGATCTGGCTGGTGTTCGCCGGGTGGTGGCTGGCGCTGGCGCACATCGCGACCAGCATTCCGCTCTTCGTCTCGATCATCGGCATCCCGTTCGGCTGGGCCAACCTGAAGATGGTGCCGATCTCGCTGATGCCGCTGGGGCGCGAGGTCGTCCCCACCGACCAGCGGTTCGCCGGCTGGTGA